A window from Nitrosopumilus adriaticus encodes these proteins:
- a CDS encoding archaellin/type IV pilin N-terminal domain-containing protein — MTKLQSKQNKLTSRRAVAPVIATLLLVAIAVVGGSIVFVFSQGFFSSAQISGSPNIESIKFTGYDASDGVDLLNHDGTTFSAGNTAGNGLVVDENVVIYIQSNSVGKLTLGEVRFGGTVYNYTNIAPTTGDYQILTRGPGTILTTSSPEIQPGQQVSIILQLDENIKNGRDTQLKLSTANGAVFVGTIVAGQQSG, encoded by the coding sequence ATGACAAAACTACAGTCAAAACAAAACAAGTTGACTTCAAGAAGAGCAGTTGCTCCAGTTATAGCAACACTTCTTTTGGTAGCAATTGCCGTAGTAGGTGGAAGTATTGTCTTTGTGTTTTCACAAGGATTCTTTAGTTCTGCACAAATTAGTGGTTCACCCAACATCGAATCAATAAAGTTCACTGGTTATGATGCTTCAGATGGTGTTGATTTGTTAAACCATGATGGTACAACATTTTCTGCAGGAAACACTGCAGGCAATGGACTTGTAGTAGATGAAAATGTAGTAATCTACATACAAAGTAATAGTGTAGGCAAGCTTACGCTAGGTGAAGTACGATTTGGCGGTACTGTCTACAACTACACTAATATTGCTCCAACTACCGGTGATTACCAAATCCTTACAAGAGGTCCAGGTACCATTTTGACTACATCGTCACCAGAAATTCAGCCTGGACAACAGGTATCAATTATTCTGCAGCTTGACGAAAATATCAAAAATGGTAGAGATACTCAGTTGAAATTATCAACTGCAAACGGCGCCGTCTTTGTGGGAACTATAGTAGCTGGTCAGCAAAGTGGATAA